A region of Bradyrhizobium sp. SZCCHNS1050 DNA encodes the following proteins:
- a CDS encoding fumarate hydratase: MNAPTAFPDQSKPVPPYKHTPLFPLGPDTTPYRKITTDGVRVEKVLGRDMLVVSREALRTLSEAAFGEINHFLRPGHLKQLRSILEDPEASPNDKFVALDFLKNANISAGGVLPMCQDTGTAIIMGKKGCNVITDGDDEAALSQGARDAYLRRNLRYSQVAPLSMYEEKNTANNMPAQTEIYAEGEDAYKFMFMAKGGGSANKSFLFQATPSVLTKDRLLAFLKEKILTLGTAACPPYHLAIVIGGTSAELCMKTVKLASARYLDALPTQGSPDGNAFRDVEMEQEIHKMTQSLGVGAQFGGKYFCHDVRVIRMPRHGASLPIGLGVSCSADRQVLGKITRDGVYLEELEHHPAQYLPEVEQALGGEVVKIDLNQPMKDILATLSKNPIKTRLSLTGTMIVARDAAHAKLRERLDRGEPLPDYFKNHPVYYAGPAKTPEGYASGAFGPTTAGRMDSFVDQFQAAGGSMVMVAKGNRAPAVREACKKHGGFYLGSIGGAAANLAEHCIKKVEVVEYPELGMEAIWRIEVVDFPAFIIIDDKGNDFFKELNLG, translated from the coding sequence ATGAACGCGCCCACCGCCTTTCCCGACCAGTCCAAGCCCGTCCCGCCCTACAAGCACACGCCGCTGTTTCCGCTCGGGCCGGACACCACGCCCTACAGGAAGATCACCACCGACGGCGTGCGGGTCGAGAAGGTCTTGGGCCGCGACATGCTGGTGGTGTCGCGGGAGGCGCTGCGGACCTTGTCGGAAGCCGCGTTCGGCGAGATCAACCACTTTCTGCGTCCCGGCCATCTGAAGCAGCTGCGCAGCATCCTGGAGGATCCGGAGGCCAGCCCGAACGACAAGTTCGTCGCGCTCGACTTCCTGAAGAACGCCAACATCTCCGCCGGCGGCGTGCTGCCGATGTGCCAGGATACCGGCACCGCGATCATCATGGGCAAGAAGGGCTGCAACGTCATCACCGATGGCGACGACGAGGCGGCGCTGTCGCAAGGCGCGCGCGACGCCTACTTGCGCCGGAACCTGCGCTACTCACAAGTCGCTCCGCTGTCGATGTACGAGGAGAAGAACACCGCCAACAACATGCCGGCGCAGACCGAGATCTATGCCGAGGGCGAGGACGCCTACAAGTTCATGTTCATGGCCAAGGGCGGCGGCTCGGCCAACAAGAGTTTTCTGTTCCAGGCGACGCCCTCGGTGCTCACCAAGGACCGGCTGCTGGCGTTCCTGAAGGAGAAGATCCTGACGCTGGGCACCGCGGCGTGCCCGCCTTATCACCTCGCCATCGTGATCGGCGGCACCTCGGCCGAGCTGTGCATGAAGACGGTGAAGCTGGCGTCTGCGCGTTATCTCGACGCGCTGCCGACCCAGGGCTCCCCGGATGGCAATGCCTTCCGCGACGTGGAGATGGAGCAGGAAATCCACAAGATGACGCAGTCGCTCGGCGTCGGCGCGCAGTTCGGCGGCAAGTATTTCTGCCATGACGTCCGCGTCATCCGCATGCCGCGCCACGGCGCGTCGTTGCCGATCGGCCTCGGCGTGTCGTGCTCGGCCGACCGCCAGGTGCTCGGCAAGATCACCAGGGACGGCGTCTATCTCGAGGAGCTCGAGCATCATCCGGCGCAGTATCTGCCGGAGGTCGAGCAGGCGCTTGGCGGCGAGGTCGTGAAGATCGACTTGAACCAGCCGATGAAGGACATCCTCGCCACTCTGTCGAAGAATCCGATCAAGACCAGGCTATCGCTGACCGGCACCATGATCGTCGCGCGCGACGCGGCGCATGCCAAGCTGCGCGAGCGCCTCGATCGCGGCGAGCCCCTGCCGGACTACTTCAAGAACCATCCGGTGTACTACGCCGGCCCCGCCAAGACCCCCGAAGGCTACGCCTCCGGCGCGTTCGGCCCGACCACCGCGGGCCGCATGGATTCCTTCGTCGACCAGTTCCAGGCGGCCGGCGGCTCGATGGTGATGGTCGCCAAGGGCAACCGCGCGCCGGCGGTGCGCGAGGCTTGCAAGAAGCACGGCGGCTTCTATCTCGGCTCGATCGGCGGCGCCGCGGCCAACCTCGCCGAGCACTGCATCAAGAAGGTCGAGGTCGTCGAATATCCCGAGCTCGGCATGGAAGCCATCTGGCGCATCGAGGTAGTGGACTTCCCGGCCTTCATCATCATCGACGACAAGGGCAACGACTTCTTCAAGGAGCTGAACCTCGGCTGA
- a CDS encoding alpha/beta hydrolase, translated as MATFVLIPGGWHGGWMYDSLCARLRQAGHAAYAPTLSGLEETPARAHAINLDTHITDVVELLAIEDLSEVILCAHSYGGMVATGVADRVPERLAALVYLDAFAPENGQSWWDLAGDAYRRFVIERAGHDGLTALPREGSDPRRRPHPLGTFIQALNLHGPAPAALQRTFVYASGWSATPFTAQYERLRSDPAWRVHAFACGHDVVQHAPDETFDLLIETAREVAAT; from the coding sequence ATGGCGACTTTCGTTCTGATTCCAGGAGGTTGGCACGGTGGCTGGATGTACGACTCGCTCTGCGCCAGGCTCCGGCAAGCCGGCCATGCGGCCTATGCCCCCACCCTGAGCGGATTGGAGGAGACGCCCGCCCGCGCCCATGCCATCAATCTCGACACCCATATCACCGACGTCGTCGAGCTCCTGGCGATAGAGGACCTGTCCGAGGTCATCCTGTGCGCGCACAGCTATGGCGGCATGGTCGCGACCGGCGTCGCCGACCGCGTGCCGGAAAGGCTCGCCGCACTGGTCTATCTCGATGCCTTCGCACCCGAGAACGGTCAGTCATGGTGGGATCTCGCCGGTGACGCGTATCGCCGGTTCGTGATCGAACGCGCCGGGCATGACGGGCTGACGGCGCTGCCGCGCGAAGGCTCCGATCCGCGCCGCCGGCCGCATCCGCTCGGGACCTTCATCCAGGCCCTGAACCTCCACGGTCCGGCGCCGGCGGCTCTGCAGCGCACCTTCGTCTACGCCAGCGGATGGAGCGCGACGCCATTCACCGCGCAATATGAGCGGCTGCGCAGCGATCCCGCGTGGCGCGTGCACGCATTTGCGTGCGGGCACGATGTCGTGCAGCACGCACCCGACGAGACGTTCGACCTGCTGATCGAGACGGCCCGCGAGGTCGCCGCAACATGA